A genomic segment from Psychrobacter arcticus 273-4 encodes:
- a CDS encoding oxygenase MpaB family protein produces the protein MDSIDRDKIVHSSALDKHAHKNAINHQRHGRTTAIDDHSDLQVLKRIKRYLLPKDFVISQDLLNEMVAGYDIGDPLADDLATDGIRFAKQLQQFIIDDKTNLRFEDNTLINHPSFNALTEQFSRHPDWFDPKLAHIGAIAYRRYPLMLIWLLRNVALMAGYSIPALSLPLIQTGALMHDALPRLMRTYAYILAVSEHPQLHSASQHGKPAIERILAIGSEGWQQSIKVRQIHTLVRQNLLKGKAKAANGVISNADQHHLPDGSWNAAYWGVPINQTDMIATHLQFSLLIMRGLRLLGARISTEEAEGILHLWNLASYWMGVDLQRLPKDETACWKWLYTYLSIQQLDFKMGQPLAKALHDLPRQLMGEDNRRGRFVEMVNASVTRTLVGDDIGDGLNLPKSKIRFGVLSSVPILFALDTARQHNSTVAHKLEAFRAKRQDNMNWWLKKNDDYYK, from the coding sequence ATGGATTCAATCGATAGAGATAAAATAGTTCATTCGAGTGCCTTAGATAAGCACGCTCATAAAAACGCGATAAACCATCAGCGTCATGGACGCACCACTGCCATTGATGACCACAGCGATTTGCAAGTTTTAAAACGTATTAAGCGCTATTTATTGCCAAAAGACTTTGTCATTTCGCAAGATTTGTTAAATGAGATGGTTGCTGGTTATGATATTGGTGATCCACTAGCAGATGATCTAGCCACTGACGGCATTCGTTTTGCCAAACAGTTACAGCAGTTTATTATTGATGATAAAACAAACCTTCGCTTTGAAGACAATACTCTTATAAACCACCCTTCATTTAATGCTTTAACCGAACAATTTAGCCGCCATCCCGATTGGTTTGACCCCAAGCTTGCACACATTGGCGCGATTGCCTATCGGCGTTATCCGCTGATGCTGATCTGGCTATTACGTAACGTGGCACTCATGGCAGGCTACAGCATCCCTGCCTTATCGCTACCTCTGATTCAAACCGGTGCATTGATGCACGATGCCTTGCCACGATTGATGCGTACCTACGCCTATATCCTAGCAGTCTCTGAGCACCCTCAGTTGCACTCAGCCTCGCAGCATGGCAAACCTGCTATTGAGCGAATATTAGCTATCGGCTCTGAAGGCTGGCAGCAATCTATAAAAGTACGTCAAATCCATACCTTAGTACGTCAAAACTTACTTAAAGGTAAAGCCAAGGCAGCGAATGGTGTCATATCGAATGCCGACCAGCACCATTTGCCTGATGGTAGCTGGAACGCCGCTTATTGGGGCGTGCCGATCAACCAAACTGATATGATTGCCACCCATTTACAGTTTTCATTATTGATTATGCGCGGATTAAGATTGCTTGGCGCTCGTATTAGTACTGAAGAAGCTGAAGGTATTTTGCATTTGTGGAATCTTGCCAGCTATTGGATGGGCGTTGATTTGCAACGCTTACCTAAAGATGAGACTGCCTGTTGGAAATGGCTATATACCTATTTATCCATTCAACAGCTTGATTTTAAAATGGGACAACCACTGGCAAAAGCATTACATGATTTACCGCGTCAGCTAATGGGTGAGGATAATCGCCGTGGGCGCTTTGTTGAGATGGTCAATGCCAGCGTGACCCGTACCTTGGTCGGTGATGATATTGGCGATGGACTAAACCTACCAAAATCAAAAATACGGTTTGGGGTGTTGTCTTCCGTGCCGATTCTATTTGCCCTTGATACCGCACGCCAGCATAATAGTACAGTCGCCCATAAGTTGGAGGCATTTCGTGCCAAGCGCCAAGACAATATGAACTGGTGGCTCAAGAAAAACGATGATTATTATAAATAG